DNA from Eucalyptus grandis isolate ANBG69807.140 chromosome 5, ASM1654582v1, whole genome shotgun sequence:
GACAGCTTTTGGCTGATGAGATTGGAAAATTTAGGCGTTTTGGGGCTTTCCAAATTGACCACAGGGTTCGAGGCTGGGCTCGGGTTCTCCATGCTCATGCTCGCATCCATGGAGCCTGGGCTTGGCACTCTTGTACTTGTCCCTATGTCTGAGGTACCCTACGCCCGCACCCCAGTCCATCAATCTCAGGGATTGGGGCCTAACCTAAGTGGACTCGGGCATGGGCACCAAGGTCTCGGGCCCTATCTCAATGGACCCAGGACCAGGTCTTGCCCTCAATGGACCAAGGCGCAAGCACCGCCATTAGAGTCTCGTGCCTAGCTCCGACCTAGCCTTGATTGACCTAGGCTCAAGTGTCGGAGTCTAGGTCTCAGGCTCTAGGCTCCGAGGTTTTACCTTGATGGATTAAAGTTCGAGCGGCGGGGACTTGGGCTTGACCTTTGTAGACTTGAGCTACGGTGCTAGGGAGCCAAGCACGGGCATCAAGTTTTCGAGCTTGGTTTTGGTGGACCCAAGACTAGTGACTTTCCTAATGCTCAAGAGTCAAGGTTCTAGGCTTGAGGCCCCTGTCCCTATGCTAGCCCATGCTAGGTTTACTGGCTACCTATGCGCAAGTCACTAGCATTTGAATAGtgtaattgattttccattttcaggttcattttcaaataaaatgactttttgaaagacatttttcaaaaatatcatattttctgcgaaataaaCAAAATCTTAGTCTTCGGTcaatccaaacttcttttgtccAAGGGCAAAGGAGGAGCAAATGCTCTGCTGTTTCCGGCATCTGGTAGCATGGGGGACAAAGCGGATGTGGTAAAGCTTTTTTCTCTTGTAAAGATCTCTTTCGGTAGTAATTGCGTTCTGGTACACAATCCACGAGAAAGACGAATCTTACAGTATTTGAGTTTCCATATATTTGTCGGTTCTAAGTGGGAGATAGGAGGATGATGCTTGATTTGTACTTTGCTTTCGAAATGTAGGGTATTTATACACGCTTTTTACTGTAAAGCGTCCAGCCTTGTCCGCTGTCCAAATCAATCTTATCTTCCTTAGAATTTCTACTTGGTGGAATAACCATGATTTCCTCCACCATATGCTCTTCAAACAAGCGACGGTTTTGGCAAACTACAGATACCAACGCAGCTGAGGTAATGTTGCTGCGACCACCACCTTATAATAGATTCAATGATGCTTCCTCAATCTATAATGGCTTTGGTATCATGATACGAATAAAGCAGAATATAAAGTTATAGAGTTGTTTTCTATATATGGTACAagagcctatttataggaggcTAACTATAGTGACATAACATTACAATAAAAGATACAATCAATTAGAAAAAACGAGATTGCAATTTAAAAGATACATAGAATCATGTAATATATTTCAAACAAGAGTAATGTCAGTATGAGAGGTGAGAATGCGAGGGGATGCAGGAGTTTGCTCATGGTGGCGCTTCATTAAGAACATTACAGTAAACTAGATCATAGAAGTAGTCCACCAAGTTTGTGTGGACCACTCCCAAGTTGGAAACGTATTAAACTAGTGACAACGATGCCGTCATGTCACATTAATCCTAATTCCCCATCAAAGTATGTGCTGACATTATCGTATTGAACGTCTCACTGCTGAACGAatcctcatttattttctctatcGGTAGTTTTTCATTGTTGATTATGTCTTAGCAAATCCTAATGTGTCCTCTTTCGAAAGATGGCTTTAAACATGGATTATCCCCTAAATTCTTAACCCTCATTTGTCTTTCCGGTGGACTTTTAGTAGCATTTTTCTTTCCACGTTAGATCCCTACTCCAAAACAAACTCCCTTGACCATCCCCCAACtccaataaattttcaaaaggagaATGgcagagattttttttttttgtttttcattggtTTGCTTGCTGCTAAGCATACATCTAATGAATCGAGCTATCCTCGAGTGAGGGTATTTTCGTCTTTTGACACAGATCGGCTGTTTATAGGAGAAGGCGACGATAGGCGGGAGAGCATCCTCCCTAAACCGAAAACGAAagcgaaagagaaaaaagaggaggtTGCAGGGATCGATCCCCTTCACCTCCGAAGAAGAGCTATGGCGGCGGAGGCAATCGTCTCCAAGGTCGCTAACTTTTCGATGAGTTCGCAGAGGATTGACGATTATGGGGTCTTGGCGGCGAATTCTACGAGCTCATGGAATCCGTCTCAATTCTCCAGAATGTAGTGCACGACGCGGATGAGCGGAGCGTCGGAGACTTGTACATCACACGATGGCTGTGCGATCTCACGGCTACTCTGTATGATGCAGAGGACTTGCTCGAAGAATGGAACGTCAAAGAAGTCACGCGGCAACGAGAATCGCCGAGCAGATACGAGGAATCGATGCAGCAGGCAATCACCTCCTCTTCGCCTTCTAAAGAACGTGATTCAAGGCTGGAGATGAGCGCCCTCGCGAGGGATTTTAGGATCGGAATAGAACTCATCGCTGCTAAGAGGAGGTTTCTGGACCTGCGAGAGCGCACCAAGGATGTGCATGCAGAGAGAGGATCGAGGAATAGAGAGCGGTCGGACTCCTTCGTGCaccggaaggaggaggaggagattatAGGGAGAGAGGATGCTAAAAGCGCAATTATGAAATTCTTGTTAGACTCCGACACTGATGAACAAATTTCCGTCCTTTCAATATGGGGTGAGAAAGGGATTGGAAAGACTGCTCTTGCTCGATGTCTATACGAAGATGACATGGTCAAGAAGCACTTTCATTTAAGCATTTGGGGTAACGGCTTCCGTAATCTTGAAGGGGAATTGCGAAAGATCAGGGGAAGAGAGACAACAGAGAGAGCAGATGACTTGTTCCAGTTGCAAAGATATCTCCTAGTTATTGACGATCTAAGGCCTGAGGATGCTGAACCATGGGGgagcttgaaaattttattgatGGGAGGTGTCCGAGGAAGCAAGATTCTGATAACTACTTTCCATCAGGCAGTTGCGGACCTTACGGACACAACCCCATCTTACTGTCTCGAGGCCCTTCGAACAGAGTCGTCTGTTGATTTATTGATGAGAATGGCTTgtcaggaagaagaagagactagAAATCCAATTAAGGTAGTTATCGGGATGCAGATAGTCAAAAAGTGTAATGAAGCCCTTTGGAAATACGAAAGATTGGAAGTCCATTATTCTTCAAGATAATTGGAGCTGATTGGTCTATTTTGAGGACGAGATTCCAGAAATTTCTGCAAATTTTCATAACCTAAGTTCAATCTTAAGCCTAGTTATATTCATCTCCCATGCCATCTAAGGCAGTGCTTTGCCTTCTGTTCATTGTTTCCCAGAGACTGGATGATTGATAAACAAATGTTGACGAGTCTTTGGATAGCAGAAGGATTTATCCAGCCTATAAACAACAAAGATCGGGACATGGAAGATATTGCTCATGCATATTTCATGGATCT
Protein-coding regions in this window:
- the LOC120293944 gene encoding disease resistance protein RGA2-like, with the translated sequence MESVSILQNVVHDADERSVGDLYITRWLCDLTATLYDAEDLLEEWNVKEVTRQRESPSRYEESMQQAITSSSPSKERDSRLEMSALARDFRIGIELIAAKRRFLDLRERTKDVHAERGSRNRERSDSFVHRKEEEEIIGREDAKSAIMKFLLDSDTDEQISVLSIWGEKGIGKTALARCLYEDDMVKKHFHLSIWGNGFRNLEGELRKIRGRETTERADDLFQLQRYLLVIDDLRPEDAEPWGSLKILLMGGVRGSKILITTFHQAVADLTDTTPSYCLEALRTESSVDLLMRMACQEEEETRNPIKVVIGMQIVKKCNEALWKYERLEVHYSSR